A genomic window from Polaribacter gangjinensis includes:
- a CDS encoding DUF2779 domain-containing protein: MRVLSKSLFKLGLECPNKLYFTNDKTFANKKSEDTFLQSLAEGGFQVEELARLHYENGVFIDAESFEYNKPVDLTNKALLKDNVIIYEGAFSVNDYYVRCDIIEKKGNKIRLIEVKAKSFNPTDDYLFIGKNGKLVSGWKPYLFDLAFQKKVVQMAFPSYEVEAYLMMADKTKKASIDGLNQLFRVPKNGNPRTEIVKRVTKIEEIGKSVLSEINVDSIINSILENKFSYYENLNFSEAMLLFREAYKQKKYLNWPLKFSNCKACEFKTSEEEKQQGLKSGFEHCFKKQLNWSDADFKRPNAMEIWNYRGGNLIEENRLFLDDLTEDDLKVTPIANKISPSERQWIQVEKARTADASVYVEKEGLKAEMERWIFPLHFIDFETSTVALPFTVDRHPYEQVAFQFSHHVYHEDGTIEHRTEFISNTPGEFPNFIFARALKEALIHDDGSIFRFATHENSILNAIIQQLKNSSEADKEELISFLKTITVSKKDSAESWDGDRKMIDLNVIVKDYYYNPYTKGSNSIKAVLPASLNSSEFLKKKYENCLEKINVSSKNFSGNHIWLSIKNNEIINPYKMLPPLYEGWDIEEIEDTVSEIENIADGGSALTAYAKLQYEDMTEKERGEITAGLLKYCELDTLAMVMIYEHLKELTI, encoded by the coding sequence ATGAGAGTTCTCTCTAAATCACTATTCAAATTAGGCCTTGAATGTCCCAACAAACTCTATTTTACAAACGATAAAACATTTGCAAATAAAAAGTCAGAAGATACCTTTTTACAATCGCTGGCAGAAGGTGGTTTTCAAGTAGAAGAATTAGCTCGTTTGCATTATGAAAATGGGGTGTTTATTGATGCTGAATCTTTTGAATACAACAAACCAGTAGATTTGACTAATAAAGCTCTTTTGAAAGATAATGTGATTATTTATGAAGGAGCTTTTTCAGTAAATGATTATTATGTACGTTGTGATATCATTGAAAAGAAAGGTAACAAAATACGTTTGATTGAGGTGAAAGCCAAATCATTTAATCCTACAGATGATTATCTTTTTATTGGCAAAAACGGTAAATTAGTCAGCGGTTGGAAACCCTATTTGTTTGATTTAGCCTTTCAAAAGAAAGTGGTTCAAATGGCATTTCCAAGTTATGAGGTGGAAGCTTATTTGATGATGGCTGATAAAACCAAAAAGGCATCAATTGATGGATTAAATCAACTTTTTAGAGTTCCAAAAAATGGCAATCCAAGAACAGAAATCGTTAAAAGAGTAACCAAAATTGAAGAAATTGGTAAATCCGTATTATCTGAAATAAATGTAGATAGTATAATCAATTCTATCCTTGAAAATAAATTTTCGTATTATGAAAATTTAAATTTTTCAGAGGCAATGTTGCTGTTTAGGGAGGCATATAAACAAAAGAAATACTTAAATTGGCCATTAAAATTTAGCAATTGTAAAGCCTGTGAGTTTAAAACTTCTGAAGAAGAAAAGCAACAGGGTTTGAAATCTGGATTTGAGCATTGTTTTAAAAAGCAATTAAACTGGAGTGATGCGGATTTTAAAAGACCGAATGCAATGGAAATCTGGAATTATAGAGGTGGGAATTTGATAGAAGAGAACCGTTTATTTTTAGATGATTTAACTGAAGATGATTTGAAAGTCACGCCTATTGCCAATAAAATTTCTCCAAGTGAAAGACAATGGATTCAAGTTGAAAAAGCAAGAACAGCAGATGCATCGGTTTATGTTGAAAAAGAAGGTTTAAAAGCCGAAATGGAGCGATGGATTTTTCCATTACACTTTATTGATTTTGAAACGAGTACTGTGGCGCTTCCTTTCACAGTAGATAGACATCCTTATGAACAAGTAGCTTTCCAATTTTCACATCATGTTTATCATGAAGATGGTACAATTGAACACAGAACAGAATTTATTAGTAATACACCTGGTGAGTTTCCAAATTTTATATTTGCAAGAGCACTTAAAGAGGCGTTAATCCATGATGATGGAAGTATTTTTCGATTTGCAACACACGAAAACTCCATATTAAATGCTATTATTCAACAACTTAAAAATTCAAGTGAAGCTGATAAAGAGGAGTTGATTTCATTTCTTAAAACAATAACAGTATCTAAAAAAGATAGTGCTGAATCTTGGGATGGAGATCGAAAAATGATTGATTTGAATGTAATTGTAAAGGACTACTATTATAATCCATATACTAAAGGGTCCAATTCCATAAAAGCAGTTTTACCAGCATCTTTAAATTCTAGTGAATTTTTAAAAAAGAAATATGAAAATTGTTTAGAAAAAATTAATGTGAGTAGCAAAAATTTTAGTGGAAACCATATTTGGTTATCAATAAAAAACAATGAAATAATTAACCCATATAAAATGTTACCTCCACTTTATGAAGGCTGGGATATTGAGGAAATAGAAGATACAGTTTCGGAAATTGAAAACATTGCAGATGGTGGTTCTGCATTAACAGCATATGCAAAATTACAATACGAAGATATGACCGAAAAGGAGCGAGGTGAAATTACAGCTGGACTATTAAAATACTGCGAATTAGATACGCTTGCTATGGTGATGATTTATGAGCATTTAAAAGAACTTACAATTTAA
- a CDS encoding uracil-DNA glycosylase family protein, which yields MIICNKCSKFGLEYNNSNLNSPSDFIEGNLDAKVWIIGLNPKTNQNEIFDPSFDDLRNFKPSNHSYFKDFKKVSNKLYENWESKNSKIAHTDLVKCGSASFPPAHPVTSKKLSNKETNVIINNCFEHLKNQLLIHKPLLLICNGSYTSESIFNFFSPDDLSIKSIKSVGSYKSTFEGHTFTIVLSGFIGRIDDWSKRRLGLEIENAIDNLGIKL from the coding sequence ATGATAATATGTAATAAATGTTCTAAATTTGGGTTAGAATACAACAACTCAAATTTAAATTCTCCTTCAGATTTTATTGAAGGAAATTTAGATGCCAAAGTTTGGATAATTGGCTTAAATCCAAAAACAAATCAAAATGAAATATTTGATCCTTCATTTGATGATTTAAGAAATTTCAAACCCAGTAACCACAGTTACTTCAAGGATTTTAAAAAAGTATCGAATAAACTCTATGAAAATTGGGAGAGCAAAAATTCAAAAATAGCACATACAGATTTGGTCAAATGTGGCTCTGCTTCATTTCCTCCAGCTCATCCAGTAACATCAAAAAAACTTTCAAATAAAGAAACAAATGTGATAATTAATAATTGTTTTGAACACTTGAAAAATCAACTTTTAATACATAAACCCTTACTTCTAATCTGTAACGGTTCTTATACATCTGAATCTATCTTCAATTTCTTTTCTCCAGATGACTTATCAATTAAATCAATTAAATCTGTTGGGTCCTACAAATCAACTTTTGAAGGACATACTTTCACAATCGTTCTATCAGGTTTTATTGGTCGAATTGATGATTGGAGTAAAAGAAGATTAGGCCTTGAAATTGAAAATGCTATTGATAATTTAGGAATTAAATTGTGA
- a CDS encoding EamA family transporter — protein MIYIVLGVLLFSFNNVLWKKNLTNTNVSFLVSYRAFFTSVFALLVSVLFFSNQQLTFVNFMKISLGSLFGVLGLFSMLHVIKKESLQWLGIYNLIGIVFTAVYLWIFEDLDIYKSLLGFLIIILGFTFYVFDSLNTNLKITLKQHLLLLTMILCFTISSLIHWKNLTKEIEPIFIIANQEFLVFIVGLSVTMNQYKKVDLLKLLKSRFKNTIIMSIVILCALLFSFLGLKITNPLISGLFFLASPLTTILFSSLFFKETISLKNSLSITIISIGAYILYLQTT, from the coding sequence ATGATTTATATTGTACTCGGTGTTTTATTATTTTCTTTTAATAATGTTTTGTGGAAAAAAAACTTAACTAACACTAATGTGTCCTTTTTAGTTTCATATCGAGCATTTTTTACTAGTGTTTTTGCTCTGTTAGTTAGTGTGCTTTTTTTCTCTAATCAACAATTAACTTTTGTCAATTTTATGAAGATTTCTTTAGGGTCTTTATTTGGAGTTCTTGGATTGTTTTCCATGTTGCATGTCATTAAAAAAGAATCTCTACAATGGCTAGGTATTTACAATTTAATAGGGATTGTATTCACGGCAGTATACCTTTGGATTTTTGAAGATTTAGATATCTATAAAAGTCTTTTAGGTTTTTTAATTATCATTTTAGGTTTTACTTTTTATGTATTTGATAGTTTAAATACTAATCTTAAAATTACTTTAAAGCAACATTTGCTTTTATTGACTATGATACTCTGCTTTACAATATCTTCTTTGATACATTGGAAAAATTTAACAAAAGAAATTGAACCAATTTTTATTATTGCCAATCAAGAATTTTTAGTTTTTATCGTTGGTTTAAGTGTAACAATGAATCAATATAAAAAAGTTGATCTCTTAAAGTTATTAAAAAGTCGGTTTAAAAATACCATCATTATGAGTATAGTAATTTTATGTGCTCTATTGTTTAGTTTTTTAGGTTTAAAGATTACAAACCCTTTAATTTCTGGGTTGTTTTTTTTAGCTAGTCCATTAACCACTATTTTATTTAGTTCTCTTTTCTTTAAGGAAACTATTTCACTTAAAAACAGTTTATCAATTACAATAATTTCAATAGGCGCTTACATTTTGTATTTACAAACAACTTAA
- a CDS encoding DUF5675 family protein translates to MVLLLTRTYFPDGTNGKLEYEGKLICNTIELTWRMNRKRVSCIPEGKYFIRKRYSKKFRWHLEVVDVENRSLILFHPANNAMKELNGCIAPVTKLSGPGLGLLSRKAFEKLKTLVYTILDRQEVVELLIISKL, encoded by the coding sequence ATGGTACTTTTATTAACTAGAACTTATTTCCCTGATGGAACCAATGGTAAACTCGAATACGAAGGTAAATTGATTTGTAATACAATTGAATTGACTTGGAGAATGAACCGAAAGAGAGTTTCCTGTATTCCGGAAGGGAAATATTTTATTAGAAAGCGATATAGTAAGAAATTTAGATGGCATTTAGAAGTGGTAGATGTTGAAAATAGAAGTTTGATTTTATTTCATCCTGCTAATAATGCTATGAAAGAATTAAATGGTTGTATCGCTCCCGTTACTAAGCTTTCTGGACCAGGTTTAGGTTTACTATCAAGAAAAGCTTTTGAGAAGCTTAAAACTTTAGTTTATACAATCTTAGACAGACAAGAAGTTGTTGAATTATTAATTATTTCTAAATTATAA
- a CDS encoding DUF6943 family protein, with the protein MLNFIIKTHQKGTFYPQPHLFILNKGLNSGKPQKEPFTNSFVIIFKNDEDLENVYFIAYSLWKTKFWHQYLVGSVIPFLRLPDFKKEFFPKSKALMAEHEEHVKHVEALKILEQKENQFHQNINLINDMRRVILYRYCNK; encoded by the coding sequence ATGCTAAACTTTATTATTAAAACCCATCAGAAAGGAACGTTTTACCCACAACCACATCTATTTATTCTAAACAAAGGGTTAAATAGTGGAAAACCTCAAAAAGAACCATTTACAAACAGCTTTGTTATTATCTTTAAAAATGATGAAGATTTAGAAAATGTATATTTCATTGCTTATAGTCTATGGAAAACAAAGTTTTGGCATCAATATTTAGTAGGTTCAGTAATTCCATTTTTAAGGTTACCTGATTTCAAAAAAGAATTTTTCCCAAAATCTAAAGCATTAATGGCAGAACATGAAGAGCATGTAAAACATGTTGAAGCTTTGAAAATTTTAGAACAAAAAGAAAATCAATTTCATCAAAACATCAATCTAATTAACGATATGCGTAGGGTAATTTTATACCGCTATTGCAATAAATAA
- a CDS encoding IS3 family transposase, whose product MKENFKGIGLADLCSWFGVTRQAYYQSKKRVLQDLIEQEILLDRISNIRKDHKRLGGRKLFYKLEDFMNEHNIKMGRDAFFDLLREHNLLIKQRKRYHITTNSNHWMKKYPNLIKGLEPLGPNHIWVSDITYWKTKGGHYYISFITDAYSRKIVGYHVADTMEAIESIAALKMAIKTLTPEATGLIHHSDRGSQYCSSGYVKTLKNKGIKISMTENGDPLENAIAERVNGIIKGEYLFDYEIKSLSKAKEILKSVVKLYNEDRPHSSIGNATPSELHDNFTDKEIKRLWKNYYRTYSKCETVT is encoded by the coding sequence ATGAAGGAAAACTTCAAGGGCATAGGTTTAGCCGACTTATGCTCTTGGTTTGGTGTAACAAGACAGGCTTATTACCAAAGTAAAAAACGCGTTTTACAGGACTTAATTGAGCAGGAGATATTGCTTGATAGAATCAGTAATATTCGTAAAGATCATAAGCGTTTAGGTGGGCGAAAATTATTTTATAAACTAGAAGATTTTATGAATGAACATAATATAAAAATGGGTAGGGATGCGTTTTTCGACCTACTCAGAGAGCATAATTTGCTCATAAAACAGCGTAAAAGATATCATATAACAACAAACTCCAACCATTGGATGAAGAAGTATCCGAATTTGATTAAAGGTCTGGAACCACTCGGCCCCAACCATATATGGGTAAGTGACATAACGTATTGGAAGACAAAAGGCGGTCATTATTATATAAGCTTTATCACAGATGCATATTCAAGGAAAATCGTTGGTTATCATGTTGCAGATACTATGGAGGCTATAGAAAGCATTGCAGCTTTAAAAATGGCTATAAAAACGCTGACCCCAGAAGCGACAGGACTTATACACCATTCAGACAGAGGTTCTCAATATTGCAGCTCCGGGTATGTGAAAACATTAAAGAACAAAGGCATAAAGATATCAATGACCGAAAATGGAGATCCATTGGAAAATGCTATAGCAGAACGTGTTAACGGAATAATCAAAGGAGAATATTTGTTTGATTACGAAATAAAATCACTTTCAAAAGCAAAAGAAATACTGAAATCGGTTGTCAAGCTATACAACGAGGATCGTCCTCATTCGAGCATTGGGAATGCAACTCCCTCTGAACTACACGATAATTTTACGGATAAGGAAATAAAACGATTATGGAAAAACTACTATCGAACGTACTCAAAATGCGAAACTGTAACATAG
- a CDS encoding FRG domain-containing protein, which yields MFRGQREASWRLYNRLQRQWIIDNLYEKGYSYQELLSKFVIDGKADFEEMILGILDVHHIDVINNISVLGFLQHHGCPTPLLDWTYKFQTALYFGLDKLEENTGSREIDNYFSVYFINQKDMEGGGMRQVMDDSLDVFDEEHSAEMIAKYSKDEAQRLEMTEHFKGRKIFDKDRIPGSGMIEYVTRVEHMIEFPLSFFSDKDANTGFIFSLNNSKNILNQSGVFVWNASPSKPLEVVGAELYFADKENANPDEYRFCECFNINKELASYIEQKLAEDGITKDYIYPTLDIDTWGVYEKNV from the coding sequence CTGTTTCGTGGTCAACGTGAAGCAAGTTGGCGTTTATACAACAGATTGCAAAGACAGTGGATTATAGATAACCTTTATGAGAAAGGATATAGTTATCAAGAATTATTGTCAAAGTTTGTTATTGATGGAAAAGCTGATTTTGAAGAAATGATTCTTGGAATTCTAGATGTTCATCATATTGATGTAATAAATAATATTTCAGTACTTGGCTTTTTACAACATCATGGATGTCCGACACCATTACTAGACTGGACCTATAAATTTCAAACAGCTCTCTATTTTGGATTAGATAAATTAGAAGAAAATACTGGATCTCGTGAAATTGATAATTATTTTAGTGTTTATTTTATCAACCAAAAAGATATGGAAGGTGGTGGGATGAGACAAGTAATGGATGACAGCCTTGATGTGTTTGATGAAGAACACTCTGCAGAAATGATTGCGAAGTATTCTAAGGATGAAGCTCAACGCTTAGAAATGACAGAACATTTTAAGGGAAGGAAGATCTTTGATAAAGATAGAATTCCTGGTTCTGGTATGATAGAATACGTAACGAGGGTTGAACATATGATAGAATTTCCACTTAGTTTCTTCAGTGACAAGGATGCGAATACTGGTTTTATATTTTCGTTAAATAATAGCAAAAATATATTGAACCAATCTGGAGTATTTGTTTGGAATGCAAGTCCGAGCAAACCTTTGGAAGTTGTTGGTGCAGAGCTGTATTTTGCAGATAAAGAAAATGCGAATCCTGACGAGTACAGATTTTGCGAATGCTTTAATATTAACAAAGAACTTGCATCATATATTGAGCAAAAGCTTGCTGAAGATGGAATTACTAAAGATTATATTTACCCAACACTAGATATTGATACGTGGGGTGTTTATGAAAAAAATGTTTAA
- a CDS encoding type I restriction endonuclease subunit R, whose product MTQFKTIAESNNFIVLDKYTKYSEVNEPPAVYQTEAALEKEFIQDLFNQGYENPSITNIEAMLANVRVQLQALNNMEFSDSEWTRFLEEYLDKPSDNLIEKTRKIHENYIYDFVFDDGHIQNIYLVDKKNIARNKVQVIKQFEQKGTHANRYDVTILVNGLPLVQVELKKRGVAIREAFNQVHRYTKESLNSSNSLFKYLQIFVISNGTDSRYFANTVERNKNSFDFTMNWAKADNTLIKDLKDFTTTFFEKRTLLNVLLTYSVFDTSDTLLIMRPYQIAATERMLWKIQSSFQAKNWSTVESGGYIWHTTGSGKTLTSFKAARLATELDFIDKVFFVVDRKDLDFQTMKEYQRFSPDSVNGSDSTAGLKRNLEKDDNKIIVTTIQKLNNLMKTESDLAIYEKQVVFIFDEAHRSQFGEAQKNLNKKFKKFYQFGFTGTPIFPQNALGAETTASVFGRELHSYVITDAIRDEKVLKFKVDYNDVRPQFKSIETEIDEKKLTAAENKKAFLHPARIKEVSQYILKNFRIKTHRNQGTNKGFNAMFAVSSVDAAKCYYEELNRLQKESEKPLRIATIFSYAANEEQSAIGEIVDENFEPTALDSSAKEFLTAAINDYNTMFRTSFGVESKEFQNYYRDLAKRVKSKEIDLIIVVGMFLTGFDAPTLNTLFVDKNLRYHGLMQAFSRTNRIYDATKTFGNIITFRDLETATVDAITLFGDKNTKNVVLEKSYKEYLEGFTDIATGHARRGFIEVVNDLNGKFPNPDKIVTEKDKKEFSKLFGEYLRVENILQNYDEFTNLKAFKTIDINDAEALQEFKEAYFVSDNDIAIMQEISLLPERTIQDYRSTYNDIRDWLRREKSGKESEESTIDWDDVVFEIDLLKSQEINLDYILELIFEHNKKNKDKATLIEEIRRVIRASIGNRAKESLVVDFINETDLETIQDKANVIDSFFKYAQEKQKKEASELITEENLNEEEAKRYIAASLKREFANENGTELSNLLPKMSRLNPEYLTKKQSVFQKIVAFVEKFKGVGGQI is encoded by the coding sequence ATGACACAATTTAAAACCATAGCAGAATCGAATAATTTTATTGTTTTAGATAAATATACCAAATATTCAGAGGTAAATGAACCACCTGCGGTTTATCAAACGGAAGCCGCTTTGGAGAAAGAATTTATCCAAGACTTATTCAATCAAGGATATGAAAATCCAAGTATAACTAATATAGAAGCCATGTTGGCAAATGTTAGAGTGCAATTGCAAGCACTTAATAACATGGAGTTTTCAGATAGCGAATGGACTCGTTTTTTAGAAGAATACTTAGACAAGCCAAGCGATAATTTGATTGAGAAAACTAGAAAAATTCATGAGAATTATATCTACGATTTTGTTTTTGACGATGGACATATCCAAAATATTTATCTGGTAGATAAAAAAAATATAGCTCGTAATAAAGTACAGGTCATTAAACAGTTTGAACAAAAAGGAACGCATGCCAATCGTTATGATGTGACCATTTTAGTCAATGGCTTGCCTTTGGTGCAAGTAGAATTAAAAAAACGAGGCGTAGCCATTCGTGAAGCATTTAACCAAGTACATCGTTATACCAAGGAGAGTTTAAATAGTTCGAATTCTCTTTTTAAATACTTGCAGATTTTTGTAATTTCCAACGGAACGGACAGCCGCTATTTTGCGAATACGGTGGAACGAAACAAAAACAGTTTCGACTTTACCATGAACTGGGCAAAAGCCGACAATACACTGATTAAAGATCTTAAAGATTTTACGACAACATTTTTTGAAAAACGCACGTTGTTAAACGTATTGCTAACCTATTCAGTTTTTGACACAAGTGATACCTTGCTGATTATGCGACCATATCAAATTGCAGCTACTGAAAGAATGTTATGGAAAATTCAAAGTTCCTTTCAAGCTAAAAATTGGTCTACGGTAGAAAGCGGTGGCTATATTTGGCACACAACAGGTTCCGGAAAAACATTGACTAGTTTTAAAGCGGCTCGTTTGGCCACTGAATTAGATTTCATTGATAAAGTATTCTTTGTAGTGGACCGTAAAGATTTGGACTTTCAAACCATGAAAGAATACCAACGTTTTTCACCGGATAGTGTTAACGGTTCAGATAGTACAGCAGGATTAAAGAGAAACTTAGAGAAAGACGATAATAAAATTATTGTCACCACTATTCAAAAGCTCAACAATCTTATGAAAACGGAGAGTGATTTGGCTATTTATGAAAAACAAGTAGTTTTCATTTTTGATGAAGCACATCGTTCTCAGTTTGGAGAAGCTCAAAAAAACCTTAATAAGAAGTTCAAAAAATTCTACCAATTTGGATTTACAGGTACTCCAATTTTTCCTCAAAATGCTTTAGGTGCTGAAACTACAGCTAGTGTATTTGGTCGTGAGTTACATTCTTATGTAATAACAGATGCGATTAGAGATGAAAAAGTATTGAAATTCAAAGTAGATTACAATGATGTTCGTCCACAGTTTAAAAGCATAGAAACAGAGATTGATGAAAAGAAATTAACGGCTGCAGAAAATAAAAAAGCATTTTTACATCCTGCACGTATTAAAGAAGTTTCGCAATACATTCTTAAGAATTTTAGAATTAAAACGCATAGAAATCAAGGTACCAACAAAGGTTTTAATGCCATGTTTGCGGTGAGTAGTGTGGATGCGGCCAAATGTTATTACGAAGAATTAAATCGCCTACAAAAAGAAAGTGAAAAACCATTAAGAATAGCAACGATATTCTCTTATGCTGCCAATGAAGAGCAAAGTGCTATTGGTGAAATTGTCGATGAAAATTTTGAACCAACTGCATTGGATAGCAGTGCCAAAGAATTTTTAACGGCAGCAATAAACGACTACAACACGATGTTCAGAACTAGTTTTGGAGTCGAAAGTAAAGAGTTTCAAAATTATTACCGTGATCTTGCAAAACGTGTGAAAAGTAAAGAAATTGACTTGATTATTGTAGTGGGTATGTTCCTTACTGGCTTTGATGCTCCAACATTGAATACCTTATTTGTAGACAAGAACCTGCGTTATCATGGTTTAATGCAAGCTTTTTCACGTACTAATCGTATTTATGATGCTACAAAAACCTTTGGAAACATCATTACTTTCAGAGATTTAGAAACTGCTACTGTAGATGCCATAACGTTGTTTGGTGATAAAAACACTAAAAACGTAGTACTTGAAAAAAGCTACAAAGAATATTTAGAAGGTTTTACAGACATTGCAACAGGACATGCACGTAGAGGTTTCATAGAGGTAGTAAATGACTTAAATGGAAAGTTCCCGAATCCCGATAAAATTGTAACGGAAAAAGATAAAAAAGAATTCTCAAAATTATTTGGAGAGTATTTACGAGTGGAAAATATCTTGCAGAATTACGATGAGTTTACCAATCTCAAAGCGTTTAAAACTATTGATATAAATGATGCGGAAGCTCTTCAGGAATTTAAAGAAGCTTACTTTGTATCAGACAACGATATTGCAATAATGCAAGAGATAAGTCTATTGCCGGAACGAACAATTCAAGATTATCGTTCTACTTATAATGACATCCGTGATTGGTTAAGACGTGAAAAAAGTGGCAAAGAATCAGAAGAATCCACAATCGACTGGGACGATGTAGTCTTTGAAATAGACCTACTAAAATCACAAGAAATTAACCTTGATTATATTCTTGAATTAATTTTTGAGCATAACAAAAAGAACAAAGACAAAGCTACTTTAATAGAAGAAATCCGCAGAGTGATTCGTGCAAGTATAGGCAATAGAGCAAAAGAAAGTTTAGTGGTAGATTTTATTAATGAAACTGACTTGGAAACTATTCAAGATAAAGCAAATGTTATAGATTCATTCTTCAAATATGCTCAAGAAAAACAGAAAAAAGAAGCTTCAGAATTAATTACGGAGGAGAACTTAAATGAGGAAGAAGCAAAACGATACATTGCAGCATCGTTGAAGCGAGAATTTGCAAATGAAAACGGAACAGAACTAAGCAATTTATTACCAAAAATGAGCCGTTTAAATCCTGAATATTTGACTAAAAAGCAAAGTGTTTTTCAAAAAATTGTTGCTTTTGTAGAGAAGTTTAAAGGTGTTGGTGGCCAGATATAA
- the fic gene encoding protein adenylyltransferase Fic, with product MSKVSIRFFDDREVRAVWDDENSKWRFSVLDIVAVLRNQDDYTKNRNYWKYLKAKLKKENSELVSSTTQLKLVANDGKCYLTDMLDYEGIITLGKEFPSKTANRFIEWFTYSPESIDGKSKTKAYALFETSFADSIEVGTAKGLQQIHAYIFGGLYDFAGQIRTKNIAKGGYRFEYANYLNSTLLQIDSMPQTNFDEIVEKYVSMNKAHPFMEGNGRSTRIWLDLILKKQLKKCVDWSKISKTNYMNAMIISSVDSSILNSLLKTALTTNINSREMYMKGIDYSYYYEENE from the coding sequence ATGTCTAAGGTTTCCATACGTTTTTTTGATGATCGCGAAGTACGGGCCGTTTGGGACGATGAAAATTCCAAATGGAGGTTCTCGGTATTAGATATTGTAGCGGTATTGCGAAACCAAGACGATTATACTAAAAACCGAAACTATTGGAAATACCTAAAAGCCAAACTTAAAAAAGAAAATAGTGAGTTGGTTAGTAGCACTACCCAACTGAAATTAGTAGCCAATGATGGCAAATGCTATTTGACTGATATGCTCGACTACGAAGGCATTATAACCTTAGGAAAAGAATTTCCCAGCAAAACTGCCAACCGATTTATAGAATGGTTTACGTATAGCCCAGAAAGCATAGATGGTAAAAGTAAAACCAAGGCGTATGCCTTATTTGAAACCAGTTTTGCAGATAGCATTGAAGTAGGCACAGCCAAAGGATTACAACAAATACACGCCTACATTTTTGGCGGATTATATGATTTTGCAGGGCAAATAAGAACCAAAAACATTGCCAAAGGGGGCTACAGATTTGAGTATGCAAACTATTTAAATAGCACTTTGCTACAAATAGATAGTATGCCACAAACCAATTTTGATGAAATTGTAGAAAAATATGTATCGATGAACAAAGCCCATCCATTTATGGAAGGTAACGGCAGAAGTACCCGAATTTGGTTAGACTTGATATTGAAAAAGCAATTAAAAAAATGCGTAGATTGGAGCAAAATAAGCAAAACTAATTATATGAATGCAATGATTATAAGCTCGGTAGATAGCAGCATTTTAAATTCACTACTCAAAACAGCACTTACCACCAACATCAACAGCAGAGAAATGTATATGAAAGGCATAGATTATTCATACTATTATGAAGAAAATGAATAA